The Streptococcus mitis region TTTTCTTCAAAGACTGTCTCAAATAATTTTAAAGCTTCTTCTGGAGAAAGTACTGTTTTTGCAGTTAATTCTGAACTTTGTGAACCATCTACAGAAATATATATTTTTTCTAAGACTTCGTGAATGATGCTACCGAATACCATAGCTTCGTTTGTTTCAGATGGTAATTTTAATCCCTTATTGAAATAAAAACTCAAAGGACATTTAAGAAAAGAATTTAATGTACTAACGCTTAAACTCAATTCGTCAAAAATTTCATTGAGAACATCGTTAGAAAATTTCGGTATTACTACTTTATCTACAGATTGACGATCCTCAAAAGATTCTGTCACGTCTACCTCATCAATAAATTCCTCAAATTCATTAATTAAGTGGGTTTTAGTAGAATCATCAGAATAAGAGAGATGGAGCACCTTCTTTGCCCGAGTCATGGCAACATAAAACAAGCGACGGTTCTCCTCTTCTTTTAGTTGAGATTCATTTTCATCTTTTCCATTTAAACTTGGTGGATAAGCGAATCTACCTGAATTATTTTCACCTCCTGGCCAAGCTTCACTCTTTTTCTTTCCATCATTGCATTTCATTATAAATACATGTTCAAACTCCAATCCTTTGGAACCATGAGCTGTCATTAATTGAACGCAGTTACTTGGAGAACCTGAGATATCTTCAATTGGTAGACTAATTCCCATTTCTTCTAAAGCTGATAATTGATTTAAAAATTCTTTTACAGTCAATTTAGGATGGATGTGGCATTCCATCAACATTAACTTGTAAAGTTCATTTAAAACAGAAACCAAATGATATTTTTCTTTTGACTTCATAATATACTCATCGATACTTAAAGATTTTAATACATCGCTAAGGACATACATAGGCGATAGGTATTTTGATGATTTATTTACTTTTTTGCGAACGATTTCTAATTTTTTATCAATTTCTGCTATAGTGGAAATTGAAATTTTTTCATCTTTCTTTAGATTCCGTATCATAGCGATTTCTGATAGTTCTATCTCAAAGAAATCAAAATATACAATTTTTCGAAGTTCTCTAACATTTCTTGATGGTTGGCAAAGATATTTTAAAATAGCTACAATTTTTTTGAAAAAAGGTTCACTAAATAAATCTTTATTTTCTTTCATTTGAACGAAAATACCATTATCACGAAGAATCTTCGCAAACTCTTCTCCGTAAGAATTTCTTCCATAAATGACTCCGATTTCATCAGGAGATACACCCGAATCAATCAACTCTTTAATCTCAGTAAGTACACCAAACATTTCAGCTTTTGCATTTGCGTAGGATTTCAAGATTGGCAATTGATAGTCATAATCTTTGTTAGCTCCTGCTGCAATGAGAAGTTTCTCTTCTCTTGGATTATGACTGATTAGTTGTCTTGAAGCGTCAATGATAGCTTGGGAAGAACGGTAATTTTCATCAAGTACTATTTTCGTAGGTTTATACTTCTTATCAAAATCTCGAATATTATTTGCACTTACTCCTTGGAAACGATAAATACTTTGATCATCATCCCCTACAACAAAAATATTTGGATTGTCTTTTCCTTTTACTAGTAAATCTACAAGTTTATTCTGAACAACTGAAGTATCCTGAAACTCATCAACAAATAAATATTTTATTGTATCAGATACACTTCTTTGGAAAGTATCATCTTCCTCCAACTTTTCAATAGTCCAAAGAATCATATCATCAAAGTCAAAATAATTATGGTTACTGATATCATTACTGTATTTTTTAACAATATCAACTCCAGCAAGTAATTTTTTAGTATTTTCTTGTAATTCGTTTATCGCATTATCTTTGTAATCTCCAACTTTCTTATCTTTAGTATTTCTAGCATATTTGAATTTACTATACAAATCATCTCCAGGTATAGATAAATCAATCATTTTAAAGTATTCATCTATCTCTTTTTCAAAATCCTCCTTGTTCAGATTTTCACGTTTCATTTTATAAAAAAGTTCTAATAGCTGGTCTTTAGCAGAATAACGTTTACCAGAGTTTTTATAAAGAGGATTCCCTTCTATAACATATTCATCCATAATTTCTTTTAGGATTTCATATTTGGCTGCTGTTGAGATAATTTGGGGTTGTCCACCGAAAATTTCAGAGTTTCTTAAGATTAACTCACTACAAAAAGCATGGATTGTCGATACTCTTACCTTACGTCCTTCTTCTCCAATCAATTTTTCTAATCTATCCAACATTTCTGATGCACCTGCCTCTGTATATGTTAAACAGACAATTTCTTCTGGACTTGTATGATAATTTGTTAAAATATTTGCGACACGACGTGACAGAATTTGAGTTTTACCTGTACCAGGACCAGCAATAACCATAACAGGTCCTTCCACCGTATCAACTGCTTTTTTCTGTTGTTTATTAAGTTTATCATATTCTTCTTTAAATAAAGTTTTAAAATCTTCTGTTGTCATCGTTTTACCTCACTCAACTATAAGTACTTCTATTGTGTTAATTATACCATATTTAAAAGCGTTTTCACATATGGTGTTAAATACTGACTTAAGTATTTTAGAATCTATAAGAAAAGAAAACCTAAATATTAAAATCACCTCGTTTTGTTTCAATAACTCTCATTGCAGCTTTAACCGCATGAAACTCATCAATTAAGTTCCCAAGAAGATTATAGTTTTGCCTAGTTAGTCTTCCGGACATTATTTTTTGGGAAATTTCTTGGAAACTATTTAAATGACTCTCTACACTTAATAACATTTCCTTAGCATCCTTTAAGTAATATTTTCTTGCTAAATTTTCAACTTCTTCCTTGAATGAGTCAACATTATATTCATGAATGGTAATCTTCTTTCCTTCCATAATAACATCATTTGCCTCATAACAAGTAATAAATTTTTGTTCGATTGTATTACATACAAAAATTACCCCATAATCCGAAACATATTTTTTCTCTTCTGGCCGTTGTTCGACCGTCGAATCATAAATAGTTAAGCTAGCAATTTGCCTTCCAACCCATTTAGAAAGAGAGTCTGCATTCACCTCAAACCGTTCCTGAGCTCTTTGTGCAAAATGATCCGTCCATGTATACTGGGGTGCATAAGAAAGTCCCATACTTTTCTCCTTTCATGGATTATCTCTTTAAAACTTCAAAAAGTAATTCAACTCCATCTGAATATACAACTACCTTGTCTCCTTTATTGAGACAACCATTGATAATTAACTCTGACAATGGTGTTTCAACTAATTTTGTAATACCTCTCCTAATTGGGCGAGCGCCGTTTTCAGGATCATATGTCTTTTTAGCAAGTAATTCGATTGCATCTTCGAAAAATTCCAGTTCATAACCACTATCCTTAATGATGTTTACTTCTTTTTCAAGTAATAATTTTGTAATTTGAAGAATTGATTCTTCCGTAAAAGGTTTAAAGGTTACAATTTCATCTATACGATTTAATAATTCCGGACGGAAAAAGTTTTGAACAGCTTCCATCGTCTGTTCTCGAATGGTTTGTTCAGATTGTTCTTGCGTTTCAATTCTTGAAAAACCAACCTTTTTATCTTTTTTAATGGCATTTAAACCTAGATTAGAGGTTAAGATAATAATCGTATCGGTAAAATCAACTTTTTGTCCCATAGCATCCGTTAGGATACCATCATCAAAAACTTGTAACATTAAATCATAGACTTTAGGGTGAGCTTTTTCAATCTCATCAAGAAGTACAACTGCTTTCGGATTTCTTTTAACAGCATTTGTTAAAACTCCCCCTTGACCAAATCCTTTGTAACCTGGAGGAGCACCAATTAATTTTGAAACTTCATGTTCTTGTTGGTATTCTGACATATCCAATCGAATAAGATCCTCTACTGAACCTGTTAGCTCTTCTGATAATATCTTTGCTGTTTCTGTTTTACCTACGCCACTAGTACCTAGGAACAAAAAGACTCCGATAGGACGTTTAGGATTTCTAAATCCTGTTTTTGAACGAATTACAGCTTCTGCGACCGAATTTGTAGCATCTGATTGGCCAATAACTTTTTCTGCTAAAGTATTTTTTAATTTGGAAAGACGAAGTAATTCTTGTCCCTCAGCTTCTTTTCCAACCTTCATGTCTTGTTCCTTAACTTCAACACCTGCTTTTTGTTCTACCGCTTTCTTTATGTCATCTTTTGAAATTTTAAGCTCATACTTACTAACAGTTAAGTTGTTGCGAGCCCCTAGAAATTCACCAAGTTTATTTTCAAGTCTTTCTCTTATTTCTTCTATAGCC contains the following coding sequences:
- a CDS encoding ATP-dependent helicase, which produces MTTEDFKTLFKEEYDKLNKQQKKAVDTVEGPVMVIAGPGTGKTQILSRRVANILTNYHTSPEEIVCLTYTEAGASEMLDRLEKLIGEEGRKVRVSTIHAFCSELILRNSEIFGGQPQIISTAAKYEILKEIMDEYVIEGNPLYKNSGKRYSAKDQLLELFYKMKRENLNKEDFEKEIDEYFKMIDLSIPGDDLYSKFKYARNTKDKKVGDYKDNAINELQENTKKLLAGVDIVKKYSNDISNHNYFDFDDMILWTIEKLEEDDTFQRSVSDTIKYLFVDEFQDTSVVQNKLVDLLVKGKDNPNIFVVGDDDQSIYRFQGVSANNIRDFDKKYKPTKIVLDENYRSSQAIIDASRQLISHNPREEKLLIAAGANKDYDYQLPILKSYANAKAEMFGVLTEIKELIDSGVSPDEIGVIYGRNSYGEEFAKILRDNGIFVQMKENKDLFSEPFFKKIVAILKYLCQPSRNVRELRKIVYFDFFEIELSEIAMIRNLKKDEKISISTIAEIDKKLEIVRKKVNKSSKYLSPMYVLSDVLKSLSIDEYIMKSKEKYHLVSVLNELYKLMLMECHIHPKLTVKEFLNQLSALEEMGISLPIEDISGSPSNCVQLMTAHGSKGLEFEHVFIMKCNDGKKKSEAWPGGENNSGRFAYPPSLNGKDENESQLKEEENRRLFYVAMTRAKKVLHLSYSDDSTKTHLINEFEEFIDEVDVTESFEDRQSVDKVVIPKFSNDVLNEIFDELSLSVSTLNSFLKCPLSFYFNKGLKLPSETNEAMVFGSIIHEVLEKIYISVDGSQSSELTAKTVLSPEEALKLFETVFEEKSYQLTSDRIKKDDYARGKKIIENLYKKAGYLKDGVVAVEVPIQGVRLGDILNTTVDLSEVSDIEINGKIDKIESECNIVRLIDYKTGNAENAKKKLVAPSEKVPLGGDYWRQAVFYYILFKNAGIDISDKEILVKYVFVEDSMNEDGFSETEDIRITQKEVDIVLNQIKESIMKIKQGDFNCGCGVLKKDRDNYPCDYCLQVLANTAPKFDNTEALEVATYQQTRGNYKSLSVSKLNRYLRCPKSIYFDDVLQLSQAAGLSSGAKEKSTKITINHAPTGPVFGTAIHETMEKIYKEDLQLEEAIEFYDSSLYSHQEEIIDTMSVEELKEYGHNLLTNLFEYYIPNSLKGEHVFLEKELRVKLGDNYLINGIIDKLEFDNDLIRVVDYKTGSAQRGIEELEVGHDYWRQAVFYNLLLENSSEIDMTDKRIETQYIFLDDNSTESGYSIHTIQVTKEDLDLVTSQIQNFWSHMNTADFTGSCGKNDCDYCRLAEFVDFELLKENIESGKESNLVN